A part of Brassica rapa cultivar Chiifu-401-42 chromosome A05, CAAS_Brap_v3.01, whole genome shotgun sequence genomic DNA contains:
- the LOC103867199 gene encoding diaminopimelate epimerase, chloroplastic: MEIAATNTVTLASPQSRQFSHTFSRSLPSLRFNLSGRNLSFKSTNLRVSATSMSAFAAEKLSPETFLDKKETGILHFVKYHGLGNDFILVDNRDSSEPKITQEQAVKLCDRNFGVGADGVIFAMPGVNGADYTMRIFNSDGSEPEMCGNGVRCFARFIAEIENLQGKHSFTIHTGAGLIIPEIQDDGQVKVDMGEPILRAEDVPTKLQGNKGESVVAAELVVDGVSWNVTCVSMGNPHCITFGTKDGQDLRVDELKLSEIGPKFEHHEMFPARTNTEFVEVLSRSHLKMRVWERGAGATLACGTGACALVVAAVLEGRTDRKCTVDLPGGPLEIEWKEEDNHIYMTGPADLVFYGSALL, from the exons ATGGAGATAGCCGCCACGAACACTGTCACTCTTGCTTCGCCGCAATCACGCCAATTCTCACATACCTTCTCTAGATCGTTACCTTCTCTTCGTTTCAACCTCTCCGGTAGAAACCTTTCCTTCAAAAGCACTAACCTTCGCGTCTCAGCGACCTCCATGAGCGCCTTCGCCGCCGAGAAACTCTCGCCGGAAACCTTCCTCGACAAAAAGGAAACCGGAATCCTCCACTTCGTCAAGTACCACGGCCTTGGAAACGATTTCATTCTGGTAGACAATAGGGACTCGTCAGAGCCTAAGATCACTCAGGAGCAAGCTGTGAAGCTCTGTGATCGAAACTTCGGCGTTGGTGCTGACGGAGTCATTTTTGCGATGCCTGGCGTTAATGGTGCTGATTACACTATGAGGATATTCAACTCAGATGGTAGTGAACCTGAG ATGTGTGGAAATGGAGTTAGATGCTTTGCAAGATTCATTGCTGAGATTGAGAATCTACAGGGAAAGCATAG TTTTACAATACATACTGGTGCTGGCCTGATCATTCCAGAGATTCAAGATGATGGGCAG GTTAAGGTTGATATGGGGGAACCGATCCTTAGAGCAGAGGATGTGCCTACGAAGTTGCAAGGTAACAAAGGTGAGTCTGTTGTTGCGGCGGAGCTGGTTGTTGATGGAGTGAGCTGGAATGTGACGTGTGTAAGCATGGGGAACCCTCACTGTATCACATTTGGCACTAAGGACGGACAG GATCTGAGAGTTGATGAGCTGAAGTTGTCAGAGATTGGTCCTAAGTTCGAGCATCATGAGATGTTCCCTGCTAGAACCAACACAG AGTTCGTGGAGGTCTTGTCACGTTCACATTTAAAAATGCGTGTCTGGGAGCGTGGGGCAG GAGCAACTTTGGCTTGTGGAACAGGAGCTTGTGCTTTAGTTGTTGCAGCGGTCCTTGAAGGTCGAACAGACAGG AAATGCACGGTGGATCTACCTGGTGGACCGTTGGAGATAGAGTGGAAAGAGGAAGACAACCATATTTACATGACTGGTCCTGCGGATTTGGTGTTCTACGGTTCAGCTCTTCTTTAA
- the LOC103867200 gene encoding mitochondrial import inner membrane translocase subunit TIM17-2, translating into MGTPESSREPCPDRILDDIGGAFGMGAVGGGAFHFIKGTYNSPKGSRFMGGRQAVTMNAPRLGGSFAVWGGLFSTFDCSMVYLRQKEDPWNSIFAGAATGGFLAMRQGPSSAVRSALFGGVLLALIEGAGIALNKMLAQPQHMQMEEGMMPGMPGMQMGQVPGMQMPSQVQAQAIPEDTSSSSSSWLGGLFGKKNDEAQGQTSSGSETKVLESFDAPPVPSFEYK; encoded by the coding sequence ATGGGAACTCCAGAATCTTCCCGAGAGCCCTGCCCCGACCGTATCCTCGACGACATCGGTGGGGCCTTCGGCATGGGAGCTGTCGGAGGAGGAGCCTTTCATTTCATCAAAGGAACTTACAACTCCCCCAAAGGAAGTCGCTTTATGGGAGGGAGACAAGCGGTGACGATGAACGCTCCTCGCTTGGGAGGTAGCTTCGCTGTTTGGGGAGGGTTATTCTCGACGTTTGATTGCTCCATGGTGTACCTTAGGCAGAAGGAGGATCCTTGGAACTCGATATTTGCAGGCGCTGCGACTGGTGGGTTTCTGGCTATGAGGCAGGGGCCTAGCTCGGCGGTGAGGTCTGCGCTTTTCGGTGGGGTTTTGCTTGCGTTGATTGAAGGAGCCGGGATTGCGTTGAATAAGATGTTGGCTCAGCCTCAGCATATGCAGATGGAGGAGGGGATGATGCCTGGAATGCCGGGGATGCAGATGGGGCAGGTGCCTGGGATGCAGATGCCGAGTCAGGTTCAGGCGCAGGCGATACCGGAGGATACttcttcgtcgtcgtcgtcaTGGTTGGGAGGGCTATTTGGTAAGAAGAATGATGAGGCGCAGGGGCAGACGAGTAGTGGAAGTGAAACGAAGGTGTTGGAGAGTTTTGATGCGCCTCCGGTGCCATCATTTGAGTACAAGTGA
- the LOC103867201 gene encoding uncharacterized protein LOC103867201, producing the protein MSMQNGSKRSSPSIIARLMGLDGLPPPHREPKPLVNQQRMTKARGKQTYGDHESLRKRSMDEQRFKDVFEVMDADEGKSSTSLFQKRRSVNANLTEAEMAFIRHKFMEAKRLSTDEELRYSKEFNETLEALDSNKDLLFKFLHHPDSLFTKHFSDLQSIVTKPQCSHRSPQWHGDGVDLSKKQWKKRSGLKPTEIVVLKPNLGKPQTCAQSSSCDEAREDLKLSKAFGSSLGNEDVFPLRDSREIARIVSRQLKASCGNESFTNFDMSRFRGYAGDESSSGSDSSRPRTDDFSRKNHTRSLSSRSPESASKEAMRRMSERWKLAHNSEREIEIRRRNTLADMLATSDREARLASFNGRSKRFESNVGESELPDPLGISSRDGWKGTGRSRTTMHKERACSHTIVLPKKLNTRDGLVKGCSFHNRPSSSESLKLDGELSKEKLPALKTQRSLSVHADSDTESGSSDYEDAKSNPSLEQIDLSAVTSLTHHTQESAEEGDQPSPQASLHDEFSSNSECFESLSADLQGLRMKLQLLKRESDTYNEGEMLVSSEEEEEESSSLVTDETMIIHEWKSLYLADILANSRFSDLNPASFMASWHSSESPLDPSLFKDLEKKYSGLKTSTRLERKFVFDRVNSEILEFFEQFTDLKPTKVSPTWDISRIDETLSELITRKHRRDTKEKKIQLPSLEDGIEVIGKEIEELLTHELIAEVFDCSRKVT; encoded by the exons ATGTCAATGCAAAATGGATCTAAAAGGAGTTCACCTAGCATCATAGCAAGATTGATGGGTCTTGATGGTCTCCCTCCTCCACACAGAGAACCCAAGCCTTTGGTGAATCAACAGCGCATGACTAAAGCTCGTGGGAAGCAAACGTATGGTGATCATGAATCTCTTAGGAAGAGGTCAATGGATGAGCAGAGATTCAAAGACGTCTTTGAAGTTATGGACGCAGATGAAGGGAAGAGCAGTACTAGTTTGTTTCAGAAGAGGAGGAGTGTGAATGCTAACTTAACCGAGGCAGAGATGGCTTTTATACGCCACAAGTTCATGGAGGCTAAACGTCTGTCCACGGATGAGGAACTCCGTTACTCTAAAGAGTTTAATGAGACTCTTGAGGCTCTAGACTCCAACAAGGACCTCTTGTTCAAGTTTCTTCATCATCCAGATTCATTATTCACAAAACATTTCTCTGATCTTCAAAGCATTGTTACAAAACCACAGTGCAGTCACAGATCACCTCAATGGCACGGTGATGGTGTTGACCTATCAAAGAAGCAGTGGAAAAAGAGAAGTGGTTTGAAACCAACTGAGATTGTTGTTCTGAAACCTAATCTTGGTAAGCCACAGACTTGTGCACAGAGCTCTTCTTGTGATGAGGCCAGGGAAGATCTCAAACTGTCTAAAGCATTTGGCAGTTCGTTAGGTAATGAAGATGTCTTTCCTTTGAGAGACTCCAGAGAGATTGCTAGAATAGTATCTAGACAGTTAAAGGCAAGTTGTGGCAATGAGAGTTTCACAAACTTTGATATGTCAAGGTTCAGAGGTTACGCAGGGGATGAAAGCTCATCCGGGAGTGATTCTTCAAGACCAAGAACTGACGACTTTAGCCGCAAGAATCACACTCGGTCTCTGTCTTCCAGGTCACCGGAGTCTGCGAGTAAGGAGGCCATGAGGAGAATGTCAGAGAGGTGGAAGCTGGCACACAACTctgagagagagatagagattaGAAGAAGAAACACATTGGCTGACATGCTTGCAACCTCAGATAGAGAAGCGAGGCTAGCAAGTTTTAATGGGAGGAGTAAAAGGTTTGAGAGCAATGTTGGAGAGTCTGAGTTGCCAGATCCGCTTGGGATTAGTAGTAGAGATGGTTGGAAAGGTACTGGTAGAAGTAGAACAACCATGCATAAGGAGAGAGCTTGTAGTCACACCATtgtgcttcctaagaagctaaACACTCGAGATGGATTAGTGAAGGGGTGTTCTTTTCACAACAGGCCAAGTTCAAGTGAAAGTCTTAAACTGGATGGTGAGTTATCCAAAGAGAAGCTTCCTGCTCTTAAAACACAGAGAAGCTTATCAGTTCATGCAGATTCAGACACTGAAAGTGGTTCATCGGACTATGAGGATGCCAAGAGTAATCCATCCTTGGAACAAATCGATTTGTCAGCAGTTACCTCGTTAACTCACCAT ACTCAGGAGAGTGCAGAGGAAGGAGATCAACCAAGTCCACAAGCTTCTTTACACGATGAGTTTTCATCTAACTCTGAGTGCTTTGAGAGTCTTAGCGCTGATCTCCAAG GGCTCAGAATGAAACTTCAGCTACTAAAACGGGAGTCAGATACTTACAACGAAGGCGAAATGCTCGTTtcaagtgaagaagaagaagaggaatcaTCATCCTTAGTAACAGATGAGACGATGATCATCCATGAGTGGAAGTCTCTATACTTGGCTGATATCTTAGCAAACTCCAGGTTTAGTGACTTGAACCCGGCAAGCTTCATGGCGTCATGGCACTCCTCTGAATCACCTCTAGATCCATCCTTGTTTAAGGACCTTGAGAAGAAGTACTCCGGTCTAAAAACCTCAACCCGGTTAGAAAGGAAGTTCGTGTTTGATAGGGTCAACAGTGAGATTCTCGAGTTCTTTGAGCAGTTCACTGATCTTAAACCCACAAAGGTCAGCCCAACATGGGATATAAGCAGGATAGATGAAACTCTCTCTGAGCTCATTACTAGAAAACACAGGAGAGAtacaaaggagaagaagatccaGTTGCCAAGCTTGGAAGATGGCATTGAAGTGATAGGCAAGGAGATTGAAGAGTTGTTGACACATGAACTCATAGCAGAGGTCTTTGATTGCTCTAGAAAAGTTACATAG
- the LOC103867202 gene encoding protein SODIUM POTASSIUM ROOT DEFECTIVE 2 — MKGPMFCASQASTAICSSMDHIHKPTTVTVADKDDKSSGRAIDRHNPIIKDGRRSTADDYIRIPASPADGEISNKALENSKGRRSFTGRKSTGGGGGAAALLKLITSDMSLARKSFSCVARPACDLTKTPPGSTRYLLGSDPVALNGSAGQDPVKAEASSPKPPPSEEIEPVSSMTEEKSCGGSDQEEKQVVVLKVSLHCRGCEAKVRKHLSRMQGVTSFNIDFAAKKVTVTGNITPLEILDSISKVKNAQFCTTPTVLPLPNLQTPKP; from the exons atgaagGGACCTATGTTCTGCGCTTCTCAAGCATCAACAGCCATATGTTCAAGCATGGACCACATTCACAAACCAACCACCGTCACCGTCGCCGACAAAGATGACAAAAGCAGCGGCCGAGCTATCGACCGTCACAACCCCATCATTAAAGATGGCCGGAGATCCACTGCGGACGACTACATCAGAATACCTGCTTCTCCCGCAGACGGAGAGATCAGTAACAAAGCACTAGAAAACTCCAAGGGAAGGAGGAGCTTCACTGGCCGTAAAAGCACCGGCGGTGGAGGTGGAGCGGCGGCGTTGTTGAAGCTCATAACAAGTGACATGAGCTTGGCGAGGAAGAGTTTCAGCTGTGTTGCGAGACCCGCATGTGATCTTACCAAAACCCCTCCCGGTTCTACAAGGTATCTTTTGGGATCCGACCCGGTTGCTCTTAACGGGTCTGCGGGTCAGGATCCGGTTAAGGCAGAAGCTTCTAGTCCTAAACCTCCTCCTAGTGAAGAGATAGAGCCAGTGTCGTCAATGACGGAAGAGAAGTCTTGTGGTGGTTCGGACCAG GAGGAGAAGCAGGTTGTTGTTCTCAAAGTGTCTCTCCATTGCAGAGGTTGTGAAGCAAAAGTTAGGAAACATCTGTCCAGAATGCAAG GTGTGACATCATTCAACATAGATTTTGCTGCAAAGAAAGTGACAGTGACTGGAAACATCACTCCCTTGGAAATATTGGATAGCATCTCAAAGGTTAAAAATGCTCAGTTTTGTACTACTCCAACAGTACTCCCATTGCCAAATCTGCAAACTCCAAAGCCTTAA
- the LOC103867203 gene encoding probable membrane-associated kinase regulator 3, with protein sequence MDLHGTESRTQAMSSDCDDDYIDMEVNLSSSSSSSRFISFAVTSSPPHSREFEFQMCSSAAASGESTTSPADELFYKGQLLPLHLPPRLQMVQKLLASSSVAISTPISPRAAASASSPRRFSSSEIEHCYIEISTELKSKKMKQSSITQKLKASRAYLRSLFSRPGCSDSSEIHTNLKSSKKKNPLVKTESLNTKSPPLIHRRSFSGVMIQRHSQPKCSVSSSSSSSSSSLSSSFSFGSNGSLDLQTLMRSSNAGSEIDNSIEGAIEHCKQSFTTRKSNVGDSENSSSRTSVSTCGDIEKG encoded by the coding sequence ATGGATTTGCATGGAACCGAATCAAGAACACAAGCTATGTCCAGCGACTGCGACGACGATTACATAGACATGGAAGTcaacctctcctcctcctcctcttcttcccgCTTCATCAGCTTCGCCGTCACATCCTCTCCGCCGCACAGCAGAGAGTTCGAGTTCCAAATGTGCTCCTCCGCCGCAGCTTCCGGCGAGTCCACCACCTCTCCGGCCGACGAGCTCTTCTACAAAGGCCAGCTCCTCCCTCTCCACCTCCCTCCTCGTCTCCAAATGGTCCAAAAGCTCCTCGCCTCCTCCTCCGTGGCAATATCCACTCCCATCTCCCCACGCGCCGCCGCATCCGCATCCTCGCCGCGGAGATTCAGCAGCAGCGAGATCGAGCACTGTTACATCGAGATTTCAACGGAGCTGAAGAGCAAGAAGATGAAACAGTCGTCGATCACTCAAAAGCTCAAAGCTTCACGCGCTTACTTAAGATCTCTCTTCTCGAGACCAGGATGCTCAGATTCGTCGGAGATCCACACAAACCTCAAATCGTCGAAAAAGAAGAACCCTCTCGTCAAAACAGAGTCTTTAAACACAAAGAGTCCTCCACTGATTCATAGAAGATCGTTCTCCGGTGTGATGATACAGAGACACTCTCAGCCAAAgtgctctgtttcttcttcttcttcctcttcttcctcttcgctTTCGTCTTCGTTTAGTTTCGGGTCAAACGGGTCTTTGGATCTGCAGACGCTGATGAGAAGCAGCAACGCGGGGTCGGAGATAGATAACTCCATCGAAGGAGCGATTGAGCATTGTAAGCAGTCGTTTACGACGAGGAAGAGCAATGTGGGTGACTCTGAGAACTCTTCTTCGAGAACATCTGTTTCTACTTGTGGTGATATTGAAAAAGGTTGA
- the LOC103867204 gene encoding LOW QUALITY PROTEIN: polyamine-modulated factor 1-binding protein 1 (The sequence of the model RefSeq protein was modified relative to this genomic sequence to represent the inferred CDS: inserted 2 bases in 1 codon) — MSWLRSAVHKAVEVGGQNPITRTVRGYAGSVVLTAGNAVSGGAKLIQDRIGSRNVKSFTLAVKRLEEVSVSSRGGERVQLLRRWLVALREIERMTSSENVEDQNQPSSEEAKDSPKTLTTVYYVDPGLPGEPMTFRDVFLHSEALEGMVLSMILEAPNEEEVQLLLELFGLCLSGEKEVHEAVIQNVQELATVFSKYKDEVLAKREELLQYVQSAIGGLKISADLARIDIESHALMEKLDKTKVKVLEQASNDDSSKTAGTNAASTEALREILEQVRTFSKLEALLLKKKSLRNGDTLQLHSEKVDKLKVLSESLLSSTSKAEDRIVDHRSQKEEALSFRLSKTTEVSQQEKDVEAELKKLEILKDDLETELQRVNTSITSVRARLRNAREEREQFDNASNEILLHLKSKEDELTRSICSCRVEADVVNKWIKFLEDTWIIQSRFDQQKEMQVSGEMERYGDHFIDLIVQLLSFYKEQLDPSIPKIRRVIENLEPNKGLEAEKKIDDKDAKPIDSRKQLEKEYLDLEAKFVTTLSVVDAMKKPFYSQTEGISRKDDKRVKELFEALDKTKEEFESIERPLLDIESPARTSSSSRSPSLKTTLDTPLSDTVPKKLADVDSPDSKKVSSEKEDLAKNQLELELDDGEDLLADEINDWEFDALDXTLISKTNSCSITFFKGKRLELVLRHKKISKGIYIIEYITR, encoded by the exons ATGTCGTGGTTGAGATCGGCGGTGCACAAAGCAGTCGAAGTCGGCGGGCAGAACCCCATCACCCGCACCGTTCGCGGTTACGCCGGTTCCGTCGTCCTCACCGCCGGCAATGCCGTCTCCGGAGGCGCCAAACTGATCCAGGATCGCATC GGATCGAGGAACGTCAAGAGCTTTACCCTCGCGGTGAAGAGATTAGAAGAGGTCTCGGTCTCGTCCCGAGGCGGCGAGAGAGTGCAGTTGCTGAGAAGGTGGCTTGTCGCTCTTAGAGAGATCGAGAGGATGACGTCGTCAGAGAATGTAGAAGATCAGAACCAACCTAGTTCCGAAGAAGCCAAGGATTCTCCCAAAACGTTAACCACC GTTTACTACGTTGATCCTGGTCTTCCCGGTGAGCCAATGACTTTTAGAGATGTGTTTCTTCACAGTGAGGCTCTTGAAGGAATGGTTTTATCTATG ATTCTGGAAGCACCAAACGAAGAAGAAGTCCAGCTGCTTCtggaactgtttgg GCTCTGTTTGTCAGGAGAGAAGGAAGTTCACGAAGCAGTAATTCAAAATGTGCAGGAGTTAGCTACTGTGTTTTCGAAATACAAGGATGAAGTTTTG GCAAAGCGTGAGGAACTTCTTCAATATGTCCAAAGTGCAATCGGAGGGCTAAAAATCAGTGCTGATCTTGCAAG AATAGATATCGAATCCCATGCTCTGATGGAGAAACTTGATAAGACGAAGGTCAAGGTTCTTGAGCAGGCTTCAAATGACGATAGTTCAAAAACCGCTGGAACCAATGCTGCATCAACCGAG GCTCTCCGAGAAATTCTTGAGCAAGTTCGCACTTTTTCTAAGCTAGAAGCACTCTTGCTAAAGAAAAAATCACTAAGAAATGGTGACACCCTTCAACTCCACAGTGAGAAG GTTGATAAACTAAAAGTTCTGTCAGAATCTTTACTCAGTTCTACCTCTAAAGCTGAAGACAGAATCGTGGATCATAG AAGTCAGAAAGAAGAAGCTCTTAGTTTCCGACTTTCCAAAACTACTGAAGTCAGCCAACAAGAGAAG GATGTAGAGGCAGAACTAAAAAAACTTGAGATCTTGAAGGATGATCTTGAAACTGAGCTGCAAAGG GTCAACACCTCAATAACATCTGTCCGGGCTCGCCTTCGCAATGCtagagaagaaagagagcaGTTTGATAATGCAAGTAATGAAATTCTTTTGCACCTCAAGTCAAAG GAAGACGAGCTAACTCGTTCGATATGTTCATGCCGAGTAGAGGCAGATGTTGTAAATAAGTGGATCAAATTTTTGGAAGATACCTGGATTATACAGTCTAGATTTGATCAACAAAAGGAAATGCAAGTGAG TGGGGAGATGGAGAGATATGGTGACCATTTCATCGACCTGATTGTTCAACTCCTCTCTTTCTACAAG GAACAGTTGGATCCTTCTATACCCAAGATCCGAAGAGTTATTGAAAATTTGGAACCAAATAAAGG GTTAGaggcagaaaaaaaaatagacgaTAAGGATGCAAAGCCAATTGATTCTAGAAAACAGCTTGAGAAGGAGTATCTGGACCTAGAAGCTAAG TTTGTAACAACATTAAGTGTGGTGGATGCTATGAAAAAGCCATTCTATTCACAGACGGAAGGTATCTCCAG GAAAGACGATAAAAGAGTGAAAGAACTATTTGAGGCAttagacaaaacaaaagaagagtTTGAGTCTATCGAACGCCCGCTTCTAGATATTGAATCTCCTGCGagaacatcttcttcttcacgcTCACCCTCCCTGAAAACGACGCTTGACACTCCACTTTCCGACACAGTCCCGAAAAAACTTGCTGATGTTGATTCTCCAGACAGTAAAAAAGTGTCTTCAGAGAAAGAAGACCTGGCGAAGAATCAGCTGGAGTTGGAACTGGACGATGGAGAAGATTTATTGGCAGATGAAATCAATGACTGGGAGTTCGATGCTCTTGA GACACTCATCTCAAAAACCAATAGCTGTTCCATAACTTTTTTCAAAGGTAAGCGACTTGAACTCGTGCTTAGACACAAGAAGATTTCAAAGGGAATATACATTATTGAATATATCACTCGTTAA
- the LOC103867205 gene encoding protein ALUMINUM SENSITIVE 3, which translates to MDLDWVATFLKDYEWLIEYLKNMVKPAAALAVVLLAVALSYSQNLSLEGEMIYSVFRSFLQLSIIGFVLQFIFNQENAGWIILAYLFMVFVAGYTAGQRAKHVPRGKYVAGVSILVGTGITMFLLVVLNVFPFTPRYMIPVAGMMVGNAMTVIGVTMKQLRDDIKMQLNLVETALALGATPRQATLQQVKRALVTSLSPVLDSCKTVGLISLPGAMTGMIMGGASPLEAIQLQIVVMNMIVGAATVSSIMCTYLCWPSFFTKAYQLQTHVFSS; encoded by the exons atggATCTAGACTGGGTAGCAACTTTCCTCAAGGACTACGAATGGCTGATCGAGTATCTCAAAAACATGGTGAAGCCAGCGGCAGCACTCGCCGTGGTGCTTCTAGCCGTGGCTCTCTCCTACTCACAGAACCTCTCTTTGGAAGGAGAAATGATTTACTCTGTTTTCAGATCGTTTCTTCAGCTCTCTATTATCGGATTCGTTCTTCAGTTCATCTTTAACCAAGAAAACGCAGGCTGGATCATCCTCGCTTACCTCTTCATGGTCTTCGTCGCTGGCTACACCGCCGGACAACGTGCCAAGCACGTTCCACGTGGAAAGTACGTGGCGGGGGTTTCTATCCTCGTCGGAACAGGTATAACGATGTTCCTGCTCGTTGTCCTCAACGTCTTTCCTTTCACTCCGAGGTATATGATCCCTGTTGCGGGGATGATGGTTGGGAACGCCATGACTGTCATTGGAGTTACAATGAAACAGCTACGAGATGATATCAAGATGCAACTTAACCTG GTGGAGACGGCATTAGCACTAGGAGCAACACCACGACAAGCTACGCTGCAACAGGTGAAGAGAGCTTTGGTGACATCTCTATCTCCGGTTCTGGATAGCTGCAAAACCGTTGGTTTGATCTCTCTACCAGGGGCGATGACCGGTATGATAATGGGCGGAGCGTCGCCTCTTGAGGCTATTCAGCTACAGATCGTTGTGATGAACATGATTGTTGGAGCAGCCACGGTTAGTAGCATCATGTGTACGTATCTTTGTTGGCCATCTTTCTTCACTAAAGCATATCAGTTACAAACTCATGTCTTCTCAAGTTGA